In the Sarcophilus harrisii chromosome 3, mSarHar1.11, whole genome shotgun sequence genome, one interval contains:
- the LOC100926560 gene encoding olfactory receptor 14C36-like — protein sequence MKYLPTDKKVIYWSLKMSNLTTSMTEFLLMEFSDTRELQILYSLLFFLTYLAGLIGNLLIVIITTIDRRLHTPMYFFIRNLSIVDACFISVTVPPASINALVNNRIISIRGCAAQIFLVTFMAFVEFTLLTIMARDRYVAICQPLHYPVIMNPRVCIQMTLTCLFTGLLYASFHTGYTFRLSFCQSNVINQFFCDIPSLLKISCSETFSHTLSLFASALVIGVACFAFITASYIRIFSTVLRFPVKEDQRKAFSTCIPHIIVVSLFLISGYYVYLQSPSDSGSIKDIILSIFYSIIPPFLNPIIYSLRNKQIKEAARIIMRRKCLLRNKA from the exons atgaaatatctacCTACAGACAAAAAG GTCATATACTGGAGTCTGAAAATGTCTAATTTGACCACCTCCATGACTGAATTTCTCCTTATGGAGTTTTCTGACACCAGAGAGCTACAGATCTtatattctttgcttttctttctcacttaCTTAGCAGGCCTGATAGGGAATCTCCTCAttgtcatcatcaccaccattgACAGGAGACTCCACACCCCCATGTACTTTTTCATTAGGAATCTGTCCATTGTGGATGCCTGCTTCATATCAGTAACTGTTCCCCCCGCATCCATTAATGCTCTGGTAAACAACAGGATTATTTCAATTAGAGGTTGTGCAGCTCAGATATTCTTGGTGACTTTCATGGCCTTTGTTGAGTTTACTTTGCTCACTATCATGGCCCGTGATCGCTATGTTGCTATCTGCCAACCACTCCACTACCCTGTGATCATGAATCCTCGTGTCTGTATACAGATGACCTTAACCTGCTTGTTCACTGGCCTTTTGTATGCAAGTTTCCATACTGGTTACACATTTCGATTGTCTTTCTGTCAATCTAATGTGATCAATCAATTCTTCTGTGATATCCCCTCTCTTCTCAAGATCTCTTGCTCAGAAACATTCAGCCACACATTATCCTTATTTGCTTCTGCTCTGGTGATTGGGGTTGCCTGCTTTGCCTTCATTACTGCATCTTATATTCGCATATTTTCCACAGTGCTCAGATTTCCAGTCAAAGAAGATCAAAGGAAAGCCTTCTCTACCTGTATCCCTCATATCATTGTGGTTTCTCTGTTCCTTATTTCAGGCTATTACGTGTACCTACAATCACCTTCAGATTCTGGGTCCATTAAAGATATAATCCTTTCAATATTCTATTCTATAATACCTCCCTTTCTGAACCCCATTATATACAGTCTAAGGAATAAACAGATAAAAGAGGCAGCAAGGATAATAATGAGGAGAAAGTGTTTGTTAAGGAATAAAGCATAA